From Thalassotalea euphylliae, the proteins below share one genomic window:
- a CDS encoding bifunctional diguanylate cyclase/phosphodiesterase, whose protein sequence is MQASEHSNDDFLFIDDSEDDQIVDETSGETWKVLIVDDDPEIHSVTQLALSDLTVLGRRLEYLHAYSGEEAIAIIEQDQDIVLVLLDVVMESDDAGLQVVKHIREQLNREDIRIVLRTGQPGYAPEESVIKDYDINDYKTKTELTRRKLVTTVYAAIRSYQQITTVSQGRAGLEKIINSASNLLELHSIQEFGSGVLTQLKTLLNGYVRGAFCARGHGIIDGADDLGLYALAQDGWQANAINEKVEQIGCVQLTEAVNACFQHKEHLCTSDHIAFYLVRSAYRAVIYIELEKPITNLEMQLAEVFLSNVSIGYENVHLFQKLRNAAYKDWLTELPNRLQFLKTLDQFSAEQADNTVAALVDINHFSDINDGLGQDVGNQLLRAVALRLLSIDKSLSVARVGADVFGIVGDEEMLSPDILSEVFSQPFDAGEQTLPVNVCIGICRKRDAGQGGVKVLNQINIALNLAKKNRDKNIQYYKQEMEDQTLWRLGMIRQLRTDFAENRLALWYQPQLDLETGKVIGAEALLRWRTSDGNFISPAVFIPLAEYSGLILDIGDWVVHQACQHIKAVEAHGFNDVGISINVSIPQFRQDDFVSKVIAATRSHDIEAAKLELEITENILMDDPQLIIDALQKLKAEGISIALDDFGTGYSSLSYLQKLPIDRLKVDRSFINDVTEDGNSLLADTIINLGKQLDLKVIAEGIENLEQEAHLVAQGCDEVQGFYYAKPMPADDFLAFLKERS, encoded by the coding sequence ACAAGTGGTGAAACATGGAAGGTGTTGATCGTAGATGATGACCCTGAAATACACTCTGTCACACAATTAGCCTTATCTGATCTCACCGTGTTAGGCCGTCGCCTAGAATACCTTCACGCTTATTCTGGCGAGGAAGCCATCGCGATTATTGAGCAAGACCAAGACATTGTCTTGGTCTTGCTTGATGTGGTGATGGAAAGTGACGATGCAGGCCTGCAAGTCGTTAAGCATATTCGCGAGCAACTCAATCGCGAAGATATTCGTATTGTGCTTCGCACAGGCCAACCAGGTTATGCGCCTGAAGAAAGCGTGATCAAAGATTACGACATCAACGATTACAAAACCAAGACTGAGTTAACCCGTCGTAAGCTGGTGACTACAGTATACGCCGCGATTCGTTCTTATCAGCAAATTACCACGGTTAGCCAAGGTCGAGCTGGCCTTGAGAAAATCATTAACAGTGCGTCAAACTTACTGGAATTACACTCTATTCAAGAGTTTGGCTCTGGTGTACTGACACAACTTAAAACGCTACTTAATGGTTATGTGCGCGGTGCATTTTGTGCACGAGGCCACGGCATCATTGATGGCGCTGATGATTTAGGCTTGTATGCACTGGCACAAGATGGCTGGCAGGCAAATGCTATTAACGAGAAAGTCGAACAGATTGGTTGTGTGCAACTTACCGAAGCCGTCAATGCCTGTTTTCAGCACAAAGAGCACTTATGTACGAGTGATCACATCGCATTTTACCTTGTTCGCAGCGCTTATCGTGCGGTTATTTACATTGAACTTGAAAAACCTATTACCAATTTGGAAATGCAGTTGGCAGAAGTGTTTTTGTCCAATGTGTCCATCGGTTATGAAAATGTTCATTTGTTTCAGAAGTTGCGCAATGCGGCTTATAAAGATTGGCTAACAGAGTTACCTAATCGCTTACAATTTTTGAAAACACTTGACCAGTTCTCTGCTGAACAAGCGGATAACACTGTCGCGGCCTTAGTTGATATTAACCACTTTAGTGACATCAACGATGGCCTTGGGCAAGACGTTGGCAACCAGTTATTGCGCGCCGTTGCACTGCGCTTGTTGAGTATTGATAAATCGCTTTCGGTGGCTCGAGTTGGTGCTGATGTTTTTGGTATCGTTGGCGATGAAGAAATGCTAAGCCCAGATATTTTATCGGAAGTATTTAGCCAACCATTCGACGCTGGCGAGCAAACCTTGCCTGTTAACGTTTGCATTGGCATATGCCGCAAGCGCGACGCGGGCCAAGGTGGCGTGAAAGTGCTTAATCAAATTAATATTGCACTGAACCTTGCCAAGAAAAACCGCGATAAAAATATTCAGTACTACAAGCAAGAAATGGAAGATCAAACGCTATGGCGTTTGGGGATGATCAGACAACTAAGGACAGATTTTGCTGAAAATCGCTTAGCACTTTGGTACCAGCCTCAGCTTGATTTGGAAACCGGTAAAGTGATTGGCGCTGAGGCATTGTTGCGCTGGCGCACCAGTGATGGCAATTTTATTTCACCAGCGGTATTTATTCCACTTGCTGAATACTCTGGCCTGATCCTAGATATTGGCGATTGGGTTGTGCACCAAGCTTGTCAGCATATTAAAGCTGTTGAAGCGCACGGTTTTAACGATGTCGGTATTTCCATTAATGTCTCAATTCCGCAGTTCAGGCAAGATGACTTTGTCAGTAAAGTGATTGCGGCCACGCGGTCTCACGATATTGAAGCGGCCAAACTAGAGTTAGAAATTACCGAAAATATCTTAATGGATGATCCGCAGCTCATTATTGATGCCTTGCAAAAGCTAAAAGCCGAAGGGATCAGTATTGCACTTGATGATTTTGGTACGGGCTATTCGTCACTGAGTTACTTACAAAAGCTACCAATTGATCGCTTAAAAGTGGATCGCTCGTTTATCAACGATGTGACCGAAGATGGTAACTCACTATTGGCTGATACCATTATCAACTTAGGTAAACAGTTAGATTTAAAAGTGATTGCCGAAGGTATCGAAAACCTAGAACAAGAGGCTCACTTGGTGGCACAAGGCTGCGATGAAGTGCAAGGTTTTTACTATGCCAAACCAATGCCGGCGGATGACTTTTTGGCGTTTCTCAAAGAAAGATCGTAA